A genomic segment from Panthera tigris isolate Pti1 chromosome A1, P.tigris_Pti1_mat1.1, whole genome shotgun sequence encodes:
- the LOC102957729 gene encoding olfactory receptor 56-like, with protein sequence MEGWINRTTGTDFILLGLFHHIQAPKVLFTLIFLVFLAALVGNVMMMILIWFDSRLHTPMYFLLSQLSLMDLLYSSTFVPKIAIDFLSGRNSISYIGCGIQLFLFMTIVGAECLLLAVMAYDRYVAICRPLHYSVLMCPIVCAFMVTGTWLSALLNALIHVIYTLSLPYCASREIHHFFCEIPALLKLVCADTSLYENGLFVSGVLFLLLPISAIMASYGQIVSTVLGLRANLGTRKALATCSSHIIAVSLFYGTAIIKYFLPKAYHTAEQDKVVSVFYTILTPMLNPLIYSLRNKEVAGALRKVLGR encoded by the coding sequence ATGGAAGGATGGATCAATAGAACCACTGGaactgattttattcttttggggcTGTTTCACCACATCCAGGCCCCAAAGGTTCTCTTCACTCTCATCTTCCTGGTTTTCCTTGCAGCCCTTGTTGGCAATGTAATGATGATGATTCTTATTTGGTTTGATTCTCGCCTCCATACTCCTATGTATTTCCTTCTCAGTCAACTCTCCTTGATGGATCTTTTATATAGCTCTACTTTTGTCCCAAAGATAGCCATTGACTTTTTGTCTGGAAGAAACAGCATTTCCTATATTGGTTGTGGAATTCAGCTTTTCCTCTTCATGACTATTGTGGGAGCAGAGTGTCTTCTTCTGGCAGTAATGGCTTATGACCGTTATGTAGCTATATGCCGCCCCCtccattactcagtactcatgtGCCCCATAGTCTGTGCATTCATGGTGACTGGCACATGGCTAAGTGCACTTCTCAATGCCTTAATCCATGTTATCTATACTCTGAGTCTCCCTTACTGTGCTTCCAGGGAAATCCATCATTTCTTTTGTGAGATCCCAGCACTCCTGAAACTCGTTTGTGCTGACACTTCTCTTTATGAAAATGGCCTTTTTGTCAGTggtgttctctttctccttttgccaATATCTGCCATCATGGCCTCTTATGGCCAGATTGTTTCCACTGTTTTGGGATTAAGAGCAAACTTGGGGACAAGAAAAGCTTTGGCAACCTGTTCTTCTCATATAATTGCGGTGTCTCTCTTCTATGGAACAGCCAtcatcaaatattttctccccaaagcCTATCACACTGCTGAGCAGGACAAAGTGGTCTCTGTCTTCTACACTATCCTTACCCCCATGCTCAACCCCCTCATCTATAGTCTACGAAACAAAGAGGTGGCTGGAGCTCTCAGGAAAGTCCTGGGAAGATGA